From one Flavobacterium kingsejongi genomic stretch:
- a CDS encoding alpha-amylase family glycosyl hydrolase, whose protein sequence is MKKYNITLLLLVLMLSIAAFAQQGGKKKLSKSETPFVWEGANLYFLLTDRFNNGDTTNDVTLNRTEPTGVLRGFEGGDIRGIIQKIDEGYFRELGINAIWFTPVVEQIHGATDEGTGNSYGFHGYWARDWTKLDPNFGTEKDLAELVDKAHKNGIRIVLDGVINHTGPVTKEDTVWPQEWVRTSPECTYNSYLNTISCTLVKNLPDIRTDSNAEVALPQFLVEKWKKEGRYDQEVKELDAFFARTGYPRAPRYYIIKWLTDYISDYGVDGYRADTVKHTEEYVWSDFSKQCDYAFALWKKNNPVKVLDDNPFFTVGEVYNYNISSEKLYDFGDKKVDYYANGFTALINFELKYDAVQDYETIFAKYSNILNKGLKGNTVMNYMTSHDDGAPFDKSRTKNEEAANKLLLTPGISQVYYGDETARSLEIKDAVGDATLRSFMNWDDIKNNPKTAATLLHWQKLGQFRANHPAVGAGIHALISKAPYVFSRTYSKAQFQDAVVIGLELAKGKKEIPTGTIFKNGTVVRDAYSGKTATVKNGKVTLDTDFTILLLEVKKK, encoded by the coding sequence ATGAAAAAATACAACATTACCTTACTCCTTTTAGTACTCATGCTGTCCATTGCCGCTTTTGCGCAGCAGGGCGGGAAAAAGAAGCTCTCAAAATCGGAAACTCCTTTTGTGTGGGAGGGAGCGAATCTTTATTTCCTGTTGACCGACCGTTTTAATAACGGCGATACTACAAATGATGTTACCCTGAACCGTACGGAACCTACGGGAGTCCTTCGTGGATTTGAAGGAGGTGACATCCGGGGGATCATCCAGAAAATTGACGAAGGCTATTTCCGCGAACTGGGAATTAATGCTATTTGGTTTACTCCCGTAGTAGAGCAAATTCACGGAGCTACAGATGAAGGTACAGGAAACTCCTATGGATTCCACGGCTATTGGGCCCGGGACTGGACTAAATTAGACCCTAATTTCGGAACTGAAAAAGACCTGGCAGAGTTAGTCGATAAAGCCCATAAAAATGGGATCCGAATTGTCCTGGATGGTGTGATAAACCACACCGGGCCTGTGACAAAAGAAGATACAGTGTGGCCTCAGGAGTGGGTGCGGACCTCACCGGAATGTACCTACAACAGTTACCTGAATACCATCAGTTGTACCTTAGTAAAAAACCTCCCGGACATTCGTACCGACAGTAATGCTGAGGTAGCTTTGCCACAGTTTTTGGTTGAAAAATGGAAAAAAGAAGGGCGCTACGACCAGGAAGTAAAAGAACTTGATGCCTTTTTTGCGCGTACCGGTTATCCAAGAGCCCCGCGTTATTATATTATCAAATGGCTTACAGATTATATTTCAGATTATGGAGTCGATGGCTATCGTGCAGATACGGTAAAACACACCGAGGAATATGTATGGAGTGATTTCAGCAAACAATGTGATTATGCATTTGCCTTATGGAAGAAAAATAATCCTGTCAAAGTGTTGGACGATAATCCATTTTTTACTGTTGGTGAAGTCTACAATTACAATATAAGCAGTGAAAAATTATACGATTTCGGAGATAAAAAAGTAGATTATTATGCAAATGGTTTCACGGCACTGATCAACTTCGAACTGAAATATGATGCAGTACAGGACTATGAAACCATTTTTGCCAAATATTCAAATATCCTGAACAAGGGCTTAAAAGGGAACACTGTCATGAACTATATGACCAGCCATGATGATGGTGCACCATTTGACAAATCAAGGACTAAAAATGAAGAAGCTGCGAATAAACTGCTGCTGACTCCCGGGATATCCCAGGTATATTATGGGGATGAAACCGCAAGATCATTGGAAATAAAAGATGCCGTTGGCGATGCTACTCTACGCTCGTTCATGAACTGGGATGATATCAAAAATAATCCTAAGACTGCTGCCACATTATTGCATTGGCAGAAACTGGGGCAATTTCGTGCCAACCATCCAGCGGTTGGAGCAGGTATACATGCGCTGATTTCCAAAGCGCCGTATGTATTTTCAAGAACCTATTCCAAAGCCCAATTCCAGGATGCGGTAGTGATCGGACTGGAGTTGGCAAAAGGCAAAAAGGAAATACCAACGGGTACAATTTTTAAAAATGGAACTGTAGTACGCGATGCCTATTCCGGAAAAACAGCCACAGTAAAAAACGGGAAAGTAACACTGGATACCGATTTCACCATACTATTATTAGAAGTAAAGAAAAAATAA
- a CDS encoding alpha-amylase family glycosyl hydrolase, whose amino-acid sequence MIKHTLIAALLIATLSSCKKEATTGKDEEKTTAFVPYTHDKAENAVIYEANIRQYSPEGTFEAFTKDIPKLKELGVKVLWVMPVYPIGEKNRKEGLGSYYSIRDYRGINPEFGTKEDFKKLIATAHENGIYVIMDWVANHTAWDHPWITEHPDYYVKDKKGNLVSPYDWTDVAELDYANPEVRKAMVSEMSYWVTDFNIDGFRCDMAHEVPTDFWNDAVGKIAPGKTLFMLGETENADLLEKAFDVVYGWELHHITNDIAQGKKNVKAYDDYIRKNDSLLQPDDFKMNFTSNHDENTWSGTEYERMGDAVELFAALTYMTPGMPLIYNGQEYDSKVRLKFFEKDQITHDKGKMYPVYEKLGKLKNENPALNGGKKAAAYKRIATSSDLNVLAFNRSKDNQEVLFIGNLTKAAQSFTVPVSGVYLDYMKGTKVTLSQDQKYTYQPWEYKILVKQ is encoded by the coding sequence ATGATAAAACACACACTTATTGCCGCGCTATTGATAGCAACACTAAGCAGTTGTAAAAAAGAAGCAACAACAGGGAAAGACGAAGAAAAAACAACCGCCTTTGTGCCGTACACCCATGATAAGGCAGAGAATGCCGTAATCTATGAAGCCAATATCCGACAATATTCTCCCGAAGGTACTTTTGAAGCTTTTACCAAAGATATTCCGAAGCTTAAAGAACTGGGGGTAAAAGTACTTTGGGTAATGCCCGTATATCCTATAGGCGAGAAAAATCGTAAGGAAGGATTGGGGAGTTATTATTCCATTCGTGATTACCGCGGGATCAATCCGGAATTTGGTACCAAAGAAGATTTTAAAAAACTGATTGCCACAGCACATGAGAATGGAATTTATGTCATCATGGACTGGGTAGCGAATCATACCGCCTGGGATCATCCTTGGATTACAGAACATCCGGATTATTATGTAAAAGATAAAAAAGGGAATCTGGTTTCTCCTTATGACTGGACCGATGTAGCAGAACTGGATTATGCCAATCCGGAAGTGCGAAAAGCAATGGTGTCCGAAATGAGTTATTGGGTAACCGATTTTAATATTGATGGATTCCGTTGTGATATGGCGCATGAAGTGCCTACCGATTTCTGGAATGACGCAGTGGGTAAAATTGCTCCTGGAAAGACGCTCTTTATGTTAGGCGAAACCGAAAATGCCGATTTACTTGAAAAAGCATTTGATGTCGTATATGGCTGGGAACTGCATCATATTACCAATGATATCGCACAGGGCAAAAAAAATGTAAAAGCCTATGACGATTACATCCGTAAAAATGACTCGCTGCTACAGCCGGATGATTTTAAAATGAACTTTACGTCCAACCACGATGAGAATACCTGGTCGGGAACCGAATATGAGAGAATGGGCGATGCCGTAGAACTTTTTGCAGCGTTAACTTATATGACTCCGGGAATGCCTTTGATTTATAACGGGCAGGAATACGATTCCAAAGTACGGTTGAAATTTTTCGAGAAAGACCAGATTACACATGATAAAGGGAAAATGTATCCCGTATATGAAAAATTGGGTAAACTGAAAAATGAGAATCCGGCTTTAAACGGTGGAAAAAAAGCAGCAGCCTATAAACGTATTGCCACTTCTTCCGATTTAAATGTCCTGGCTTTCAACAGAAGTAAAGACAACCAGGAAGTCCTGTTTATCGGAAACCTGACCAAAGCGGCACAATCCTTTACAGTGCCGGTAAGTGGCGTATACCTGGATTATATGAAAGGTACGAAAGTTACCCTATCCCAGGATCAGAAGTATACCTACCAGCCTTGGGAGTATAAAATATTAGTAAAACAATAA
- a CDS encoding GAF domain-containing protein, whose amino-acid sequence MKTTDYTENPFKLQISFHKVIESLEEIALTDVDYRANYAKALLKEIEPFPELRDGIASLAQIEEHSVLIQYLLADLFPTALSNNEIKAVSIPFQDITFNYSGRFTRIMDQAGPDFDISIRNFDEHQFYVFSCCMILNSYYGQHFDFAKPLFYDIPDADGIIKHYRILYNADFIEVIPTEKAVPITPEDILLLADSFDNLELWKEKFPNESWILKGFGIMTLFDATIESSISNLKSTLLSLEEKSEINQENLTSIFRSIYRMSDLEIGFTAFNAVEAKFVSIPFEKGIKSHILADDNTDCDSFLCDCSYDTLVSEQKYFIISDVQAYADEHPEEARFTTHLLSQNIRSCIFAPLVKNERILGVIELVSAQPRELNSINANKLDFVLPFLVDTIDRHYSDLQNQIDAIIQKEYTAIHPSVYWKFRDEALLHVADRTNSLAFKEIVFKEVIPLYGQIDIKGSSTARNEAIQKDLTTQLSLLQTLFGYIGKNMDLPVVQQNVFELGQLEKQLQLNLKADTESQIQNYIVDEIHPILEHFKSNGGNVNALILQYFEALDPKINMIYAARKDFDKTLSVINKKMAYILDQKQEMAQTYFPHYYERFKTDGVEHNLYIGASIAPQQPYNTIYLSNLRLWQLQAMCELENEYFRLRPSLPYDLDVTSLILVFSSAISIRFRMDEKRFDVDGTYNARYEVVKKRIDKANVKGTNQRITEKGKITIVYSQNHEETEYRRYIEFLQHKNILGMDVEKLEVEDLQGVTGLRALRISVLYQEEIEKLSYTYQDLLEELN is encoded by the coding sequence ATGAAGACTACCGATTACACGGAAAACCCTTTCAAGTTACAAATCTCCTTTCATAAAGTAATTGAAAGCCTGGAAGAAATAGCATTGACAGATGTGGATTACCGTGCCAATTATGCCAAAGCATTGCTGAAAGAGATTGAGCCGTTTCCGGAACTTCGGGACGGAATAGCATCTCTGGCACAGATTGAAGAACATAGCGTACTTATACAATACCTGCTGGCTGATTTATTCCCTACAGCATTGAGCAATAACGAAATAAAAGCGGTTAGTATACCGTTCCAGGATATTACATTTAATTATTCCGGGCGTTTTACCAGAATAATGGATCAGGCAGGCCCTGATTTTGATATCAGCATACGAAATTTCGATGAACACCAGTTTTATGTTTTCAGTTGTTGTATGATTCTGAATTCCTACTATGGGCAGCATTTCGACTTTGCAAAACCTTTATTTTATGATATCCCGGATGCCGATGGTATAATAAAACACTACAGGATTCTCTACAATGCCGATTTTATCGAAGTAATACCGACCGAAAAAGCAGTGCCTATCACTCCGGAAGATATATTACTGCTGGCTGATAGTTTTGACAACCTGGAACTCTGGAAAGAGAAGTTTCCGAATGAAAGCTGGATCTTAAAAGGATTTGGGATTATGACCCTTTTCGATGCTACCATAGAAAGTTCGATTTCCAACCTGAAAAGTACTTTACTGAGCCTGGAAGAAAAGAGCGAAATAAATCAGGAAAACCTTACGTCAATTTTCCGGTCGATTTATAGAATGTCCGATCTTGAAATCGGGTTTACAGCCTTTAATGCTGTAGAAGCAAAATTTGTAAGCATTCCTTTTGAAAAGGGAATCAAAAGCCATATCCTGGCCGATGACAACACCGATTGTGATAGTTTTTTGTGTGATTGTTCCTATGATACTTTGGTAAGCGAACAAAAATACTTTATCATTTCGGATGTACAGGCTTATGCAGATGAGCATCCGGAAGAAGCACGCTTTACAACACACCTGCTTTCCCAGAATATCAGGAGCTGTATTTTTGCGCCACTTGTGAAAAATGAGAGGATATTAGGCGTTATTGAATTAGTCTCCGCTCAGCCTCGGGAGTTAAATAGTATCAATGCCAATAAATTGGATTTTGTGCTGCCATTCCTGGTTGATACAATTGACAGGCATTATTCCGACTTGCAAAACCAGATCGATGCTATTATTCAAAAAGAATATACGGCCATCCATCCAAGTGTGTACTGGAAGTTCCGGGATGAAGCTTTGCTGCATGTGGCAGATCGTACCAACAGCCTTGCCTTTAAGGAAATTGTTTTTAAGGAAGTAATTCCTTTATACGGGCAAATTGATATTAAGGGGTCGTCTACTGCGCGAAATGAAGCGATCCAAAAAGACCTTACGACGCAATTGTCCCTTTTGCAAACGCTTTTTGGATACATTGGAAAAAACATGGATCTTCCAGTAGTGCAACAGAATGTTTTTGAACTGGGGCAATTAGAAAAACAATTGCAGCTCAACCTGAAAGCAGACACCGAATCGCAAATACAAAACTATATTGTGGATGAGATCCATCCGATATTGGAGCATTTTAAATCCAATGGTGGCAATGTAAATGCATTGATCTTACAGTATTTTGAAGCACTGGATCCAAAGATCAATATGATTTATGCAGCCCGGAAAGATTTTGACAAAACGCTGTCCGTCATTAATAAAAAAATGGCCTATATACTGGATCAGAAACAGGAAATGGCGCAAACATATTTTCCACATTATTACGAAAGATTTAAAACGGATGGTGTAGAGCACAATTTATACATAGGGGCTTCCATTGCGCCTCAGCAGCCTTACAATACCATTTACCTAAGCAATTTACGCTTATGGCAGCTTCAGGCCATGTGTGAGTTGGAAAACGAATATTTCAGGTTGCGCCCCAGCCTTCCGTATGATCTGGACGTGACTTCACTGATCTTAGTCTTCAGCAGCGCAATATCCATTCGTTTCAGGATGGATGAAAAACGTTTTGACGTGGATGGTACATATAATGCGCGTTACGAAGTAGTGAAAAAACGAATCGATAAAGCGAATGTCAAAGGAACCAATCAAAGGATTACAGAGAAAGGTAAGATTACGATTGTATATTCCCAGAATCATGAAGAAACGGAATACCGTCGCTATATCGAATTCCTGCAGCATAAAAATATTTTAGGAATGGATGTGGAGAAGCTGGAAGTTGAGGATCTTCAGGGAGTGACAGGACTTCGGGCGTTACGGATCAGCGTATTGTACCAGGAAGAAATAGAAAAACTATCCTATACCTATCAGGATCTTTTGGAAGAACTGAATTAA
- a CDS encoding Pycsar system effector family protein produces MDIVQKAEDFVFQLFKDRLSSSYIYHNFNHTLRVVNSSKVLIEGEKIGPEDAEILLLCAWLHDTGYIDGYEKHEANSIAIATDFLQQNNYPQERIDKVAALIRVTELCVQPETLLEKIIRDADCSHFADKNYLEISELLREEWKLTQDKEYSNSEWNLGNRDMLTQKHRFYTDFAKKNWQPGKDKNTALLQEKISKPKKGKNKKMKTILNQKKLEKFDAPERGIDTMFRVTLSNHTRLSDIADSKANILLSVNAIIISIALSTLIPKLDSPTNAHLVYPTFIMLIFSVISIIFAILSTRPKVTSGTFTRKDIEDQKVNLLFFGNFYKMPLEEYLWAVNVMMKDKEYLYNSMIKDLYFLGLVLNRKYKLLRITYMVFMVGIIASVVAFVMAFRSL; encoded by the coding sequence ATGGATATCGTTCAAAAAGCCGAGGATTTTGTTTTCCAGTTATTCAAAGATAGATTATCTTCCTCTTATATTTATCATAATTTTAATCATACTTTACGGGTTGTAAACAGCAGTAAGGTTCTTATTGAGGGCGAGAAGATTGGGCCTGAGGATGCGGAAATACTACTTTTATGTGCCTGGCTTCACGACACCGGTTATATTGATGGTTATGAAAAGCATGAAGCCAATAGTATTGCCATTGCAACTGATTTTCTACAGCAAAATAACTATCCCCAGGAACGAATTGATAAAGTTGCTGCCCTGATCCGTGTTACGGAACTGTGTGTCCAACCGGAGACTCTTTTGGAAAAAATCATCCGCGATGCGGACTGTTCCCATTTTGCAGATAAAAATTACCTTGAAATTTCTGAATTGCTGCGGGAAGAATGGAAACTCACCCAGGACAAAGAGTATTCCAACTCCGAATGGAACCTTGGCAATCGCGATATGCTGACCCAAAAACACCGTTTTTATACTGATTTCGCCAAAAAGAACTGGCAGCCCGGAAAGGATAAGAATACTGCTTTATTGCAGGAGAAAATATCCAAACCCAAAAAAGGTAAGAATAAGAAGATGAAAACCATCCTCAATCAGAAGAAGCTGGAGAAATTCGATGCTCCGGAACGCGGTATCGATACCATGTTTCGGGTGACCCTGAGCAATCATACCCGACTGAGCGATATTGCAGACAGCAAGGCCAACATCCTGTTATCGGTAAATGCTATTATTATTTCGATTGCCTTGTCGACTTTAATCCCAAAACTCGACAGCCCTACGAATGCACACTTGGTCTACCCTACTTTTATCATGCTGATTTTTAGCGTAATTTCCATTATTTTTGCCATACTGTCCACCCGTCCCAAAGTAACCAGCGGAACGTTTACCCGTAAGGATATTGAAGACCAAAAAGTCAATTTGCTGTTCTTTGGGAATTTTTATAAAATGCCACTGGAAGAATACCTCTGGGCGGTAAATGTTATGATGAAAGACAAAGAATACCTGTACAATTCGATGATTAAAGATTTGTACTTCCTGGGCTTGGTGCTCAACAGAAAATACAAATTGCTGCGCATTACCTATATGGTATTTATGGTCGGTATCATTGCTTCTGTAGTAGCCTTTGTAATGGCATTCCGTTCCCTTTAA
- a CDS encoding metallophosphoesterase produces MDLLNERLQKADSNSTLLFLGDNIYPKGMPKKGDPGRASAEQTLTRQLEISKGFKGKTIVIPGNHDWYSGIDGLKEEAQFVRDYLGKKSFLPRKSCGIDHININDDVSLIVIDSQWFLEDWDAQPSINDDCVIKTREDFFEELESQINKDQKKATIIAIHHPLMSNGPHGGEFSLRKHIFPFQSNIPLPVIGTVINLFRKTSGVNPQDLQNKKYNTLIKRIKTLIQDKENVVVVSGHEHNLQYIDKDNVKQVISGAGSKEAPARAINKNDFSYGNNGYAVLEVKDNGASKVSFFATEKGKETLLFEQQPTFARPKPTLKIFKDKFLAVKDTAIYTTQMTTKSGAYRFLWGNHYRKYYSTRIKARSVALDTLYGGLKPTIEGGGHQSKSLRIEDKNGREYVMRALRKSATRFLQSVAFKDQAVEKDFRNTFAEDFILDFYTTAHPYTPFVVGNLADKVGINHTNPKLFYVPKQNRLALFNENFGDELYMIEERPMDKFSDLESFGKPPKIVSTEDVLSNVKKSKKYSVDEPAYIRARMFDMLIGDWDRHDDQWRWGEYKENGKVIYRPIPRDRDQAFTKYDGKLLSILMNIPALRHMRKFDDDLDNVRWFNREAYTLDLALITQSDEKVWQEQAQYIVDHLSDKEIDIAFENVPKEVKGVTIDKIKSDLKIRKTHLAEYARKYYDVLQETVLVVGTENKDQFLITREPEGGTRVQLYSSVNGEQQLVQDRTYFKPKTKEIWLYGLDKEDTYTVNGKGKKTILIRLLGGQDNDVYHINAGKRVKIYDFKSKENTFNNDGHARKILSDDYTVNTYDYEKPKYDVVAGYPWIGYNPDDGVKLGAVANYTVNGFNRYPYTQRHSIGGNYYFATGGYEFTYKGIFTHLIGDWNLVVDAKYTSPNFSVNFFGFGNETPNLQKEINRNYNRVKIRKLIAAPSLQWKGEQGGAAVIQSSFQRIRVLDTEGRFISEPGVVPDDAFGYKNFVDLNAKYSYDNYDNTSNPTLGMSFSMLGGFTMNVNETDRRFPYAETALGFNYRLTPSGKWVLATVMKGKALFDDKYEFYQASTLGGDYDLRGFRNQRFSGKQSFYQSTDLRLNLGKLRTGIAPTQYGVFGGYDYGRVWLDNNDSRKWHQSFGGGIWINGVNLVTGQLSVFHSTDGLRISGGIGFGF; encoded by the coding sequence TTGGACCTGTTGAATGAGCGCTTGCAAAAAGCCGATTCCAACAGTACCTTACTCTTTTTAGGTGACAACATCTATCCGAAAGGAATGCCGAAAAAAGGCGATCCGGGACGGGCATCCGCAGAGCAAACGCTAACCAGGCAACTGGAAATTTCGAAAGGCTTCAAAGGCAAAACGATTGTTATTCCAGGGAATCATGATTGGTATAGCGGTATCGACGGACTAAAAGAAGAGGCGCAGTTTGTACGGGATTATCTCGGTAAAAAGTCATTTCTGCCGCGTAAAAGCTGTGGTATCGACCATATCAATATCAACGATGACGTCAGCCTGATTGTGATTGACAGCCAATGGTTTCTGGAAGATTGGGACGCACAGCCCTCCATCAACGATGACTGTGTGATCAAAACCCGGGAAGACTTTTTCGAAGAGTTGGAAAGCCAGATCAATAAAGACCAGAAGAAAGCGACGATTATTGCCATCCACCACCCCCTGATGAGTAATGGCCCTCATGGCGGTGAATTTTCGCTGCGAAAGCATATTTTTCCTTTTCAGTCTAATATTCCCCTTCCGGTAATTGGAACGGTCATCAATTTGTTTCGAAAAACCTCCGGAGTGAATCCACAGGATTTGCAGAATAAGAAATACAATACCTTGATCAAAAGGATCAAAACCCTGATCCAGGATAAGGAAAACGTGGTGGTGGTCTCCGGGCACGAACACAACCTGCAATACATCGATAAGGATAACGTAAAACAGGTTATCAGTGGGGCCGGATCAAAAGAAGCGCCGGCACGGGCCATTAATAAAAATGATTTCTCCTACGGGAATAATGGTTATGCCGTACTCGAAGTTAAAGATAATGGCGCATCAAAAGTATCCTTTTTTGCTACAGAAAAAGGCAAAGAAACGCTGCTTTTCGAACAGCAGCCAACATTTGCACGGCCGAAGCCAACGTTGAAAATTTTCAAAGATAAATTCCTGGCGGTAAAAGATACCGCTATTTATACTACCCAAATGACGACCAAGAGCGGTGCTTACCGTTTCCTTTGGGGGAATCACTATCGCAAATATTATAGTACACGCATTAAAGCCCGTTCGGTGGCACTGGATACGCTTTATGGCGGTTTGAAACCCACAATTGAAGGGGGAGGCCACCAGTCCAAATCATTGCGAATTGAAGATAAGAACGGACGCGAATATGTAATGCGGGCATTGCGTAAAAGTGCAACACGTTTCCTGCAATCAGTAGCTTTTAAAGACCAGGCAGTTGAAAAAGATTTCAGGAATACTTTTGCGGAAGATTTTATTTTAGATTTTTATACCACAGCACATCCTTATACGCCTTTTGTAGTGGGGAACCTTGCCGATAAAGTTGGGATCAACCATACAAATCCAAAGTTATTTTATGTGCCCAAGCAAAACAGGCTGGCACTTTTTAATGAAAACTTCGGGGATGAACTGTACATGATCGAAGAACGCCCGATGGACAAATTCAGCGACCTGGAGAGTTTTGGGAAACCGCCGAAAATTGTAAGTACAGAAGACGTACTGTCCAATGTGAAAAAGAGCAAAAAATACAGTGTTGATGAGCCAGCTTATATCCGGGCCAGAATGTTTGACATGCTGATTGGAGATTGGGACCGGCACGATGACCAATGGCGTTGGGGAGAATATAAAGAAAATGGAAAAGTAATATATCGCCCTATTCCAAGAGACCGCGACCAGGCCTTTACGAAATACGACGGAAAGCTGCTATCCATTTTGATGAACATCCCGGCCTTGCGCCACATGCGAAAATTTGACGATGATCTTGACAATGTACGCTGGTTCAACCGGGAGGCTTATACCCTCGATTTGGCACTGATTACACAATCAGATGAAAAGGTATGGCAGGAACAGGCGCAGTATATCGTAGACCACCTGAGTGATAAAGAAATAGATATCGCCTTTGAGAATGTACCGAAAGAAGTCAAAGGGGTAACAATTGATAAAATCAAGAGTGACCTTAAAATCCGTAAAACCCACTTAGCAGAATATGCCCGGAAATACTACGATGTACTTCAGGAAACGGTATTGGTAGTAGGAACGGAGAACAAAGATCAATTCCTGATTACCAGGGAGCCGGAAGGAGGGACACGAGTGCAATTATACAGTTCGGTGAATGGAGAGCAGCAATTGGTACAGGACCGCACTTATTTTAAGCCAAAAACCAAAGAAATCTGGTTGTATGGTTTGGATAAAGAAGATACCTATACCGTAAACGGAAAAGGGAAAAAAACAATATTGATTCGTCTTTTGGGAGGCCAGGATAATGATGTATATCATATCAATGCTGGAAAAAGGGTGAAAATATATGATTTCAAATCCAAGGAAAACACGTTCAATAACGACGGTCATGCCCGTAAAATACTGTCTGATGATTATACGGTGAATACTTATGATTATGAAAAACCAAAGTACGATGTAGTAGCGGGATATCCCTGGATTGGGTATAACCCTGATGATGGCGTAAAACTGGGTGCGGTGGCCAATTATACCGTAAATGGTTTCAATCGCTATCCGTATACACAAAGGCACAGCATAGGAGGAAATTACTATTTTGCGACTGGTGGTTATGAATTTACCTATAAAGGGATCTTTACCCATTTGATCGGGGACTGGAACCTGGTAGTGGATGCAAAGTATACCAGCCCGAATTTCAGCGTGAATTTCTTCGGATTTGGTAATGAAACCCCCAATCTTCAAAAAGAAATCAACAGGAATTACAACCGTGTAAAAATCCGTAAGCTTATTGCGGCTCCTTCCTTACAGTGGAAAGGAGAGCAGGGTGGTGCTGCCGTTATTCAGAGTTCATTTCAGAGAATCAGGGTGCTGGATACCGAGGGGCGCTTTATTTCAGAACCTGGTGTTGTGCCGGACGATGCATTTGGCTATAAGAATTTTGTGGACCTGAATGCCAAATACAGCTATGACAATTATGACAATACTTCCAATCCAACCTTGGGAATGAGCTTTTCGATGTTGGGTGGTTTTACGATGAATGTCAATGAAACCGACAGGCGATTTCCGTATGCAGAAACCGCATTAGGATTCAATTACAGGCTGACACCAAGCGGGAAATGGGTATTGGCAACGGTGATGAAAGGGAAAGCACTTTTTGACGATAAATATGAGTTTTACCAGGCTTCTACCTTAGGGGGCGATTATGACCTTAGGGGTTTCCGCAACCAGCGTTTCTCCGGGAAGCAGTCCTTCTACCAAAGTACTGACCTGCGCCTGAATCTGGGTAAACTCAGGACCGGAATAGCACCTACACAGTATGGAGTATTCGGAGGCTACGATTATGGAAGAGTATGGCTGGATAATAACGATTCCCGAAAATGGCATCAGTCATTCGGAGGCGGAATCTGGATTAATGGGGTGAACCTCGTCACCGGACAGCTTTCGGTATTTCACTCCACAGATGGGCTTCGAATTTCAGGCGGTATAGGTTTCGGTTTCTAA
- a CDS encoding glycerophosphodiester phosphodiesterase, with amino-acid sequence MGHRGAKGYEPENTLLSFKKALDLGATAIELDVHLCASGELVVIHDFTVDRTTNGTGGVDQLTLTEIKALSVEGKTVVPTLEEVLDFVDRRCLVNIELKGEHTAKAVTEVMAGYVNSKGWSYDDFLVSSFQKEELDTTFKLNPKIHLGVLTQASVGQALYAADKLAAKAIHPHYGLLTAENVKSAQKKGYKVFTWTVNEPAVIARIKSYGVDGIISDYPDRI; translated from the coding sequence ATCGGACACCGTGGCGCCAAAGGGTATGAACCCGAAAACACGCTGCTTTCCTTTAAAAAAGCCCTTGACCTGGGCGCTACCGCAATTGAACTCGACGTACACCTGTGTGCGTCCGGAGAATTGGTAGTCATCCATGATTTTACGGTAGACCGGACTACTAATGGTACCGGAGGAGTGGATCAGTTGACACTTACCGAGATAAAGGCATTGTCGGTAGAAGGAAAAACGGTAGTGCCGACATTGGAAGAAGTACTGGATTTTGTAGACCGCCGTTGTTTGGTCAATATAGAATTAAAAGGAGAACATACCGCTAAGGCTGTTACAGAAGTGATGGCAGGATATGTAAATTCGAAAGGATGGAGCTATGATGATTTTTTAGTTTCCAGCTTTCAAAAGGAAGAACTCGATACGACCTTTAAGCTGAATCCTAAAATTCATTTAGGGGTACTCACCCAAGCCAGTGTTGGGCAGGCTTTGTATGCGGCGGACAAACTTGCGGCAAAAGCCATCCATCCGCATTACGGATTGTTGACAGCCGAAAACGTAAAGTCAGCACAGAAGAAAGGGTATAAAGTATTTACCTGGACCGTGAATGAGCCTGCCGTTATTGCACGGATCAAGTCCTATGGTGTCGATGGTATTATCTCCGATTATCCCGATAGAATATGA